One Bufo gargarizans isolate SCDJY-AF-19 chromosome 4, ASM1485885v1, whole genome shotgun sequence DNA window includes the following coding sequences:
- the CITED2 gene encoding cbp/p300-interacting transactivator 2, translated as MADHMMAMNHGRFPDGTNGLHHHPAHRMAMGQFPNPPHQQQQQQQQQLAFNSLMGEHMHYSTGNMNSNNGIRHAMVAGNVNGGHPNGSMAPAARFNNSQFMGPHVTNQGAQLTASMQLQKLNNQYFTHHPYQHHYMPDLHPANHQINGTNQHFRDCNPKHSTGMPPSVSHVPAAMLPPSVIDTDFIDEEVLMSLVIEMGLDRIKELPELWLGQNEFDFMTDFVCKQQPNRVSC; from the coding sequence ATGGCAGACCATATGATGGCAATGAATCATGGCCGGTTTCCAGATGGAACGAATGGTCTTCACCACCACCCTGCTCATCGGATGGCAATGGGTCAATTTCCAAATCCtccccatcagcagcagcagcaacaacaGCAGCAACTTGCCTTTAACAGCCTGATGGGAGAACACATGCACTACAGCACGGGGAATATGAACTCCAACAATGGTATCAGGCACGCCATGGTGGCCGGGAATGTAAACGGTGGGCATCCTAATGGCAGTATGGCACCGGCTGCGAGGTTTAACAATTCACAGTTTATGGGACCTCACGTTACAAATCAAGGAGCTCAGCTTACGGCTAGTATGCAGCTCCAGAAGCTGAACAACCAATATTTTACCCATCATCCTTACCAACACCACTATATGCCGGACTTGCATCCTGCAAATCATCAGATAAATGGGACAAACCAGCATTTCAGAGACTGCAATCCAAAGCACAGCACTGGCATGCCTCCGTCGGTGAGCCACGTCCCTGCAGCAATGCTGCCTCCTAGTGTTATAGACACTGACTTCATAGACGAGGAAGTTCTCATGTCCTTGGTGATAGAAATGGGGTTGGATCGTATAAAAGAACTACCAGAGCTGTGGCTGGGACAGAATGAATTTGATTTTATGACAGACTTTGTTTGCAAACAGCAGCCCAACAGAGTGAGCTGTTAG